The genomic region GCAAATAAACTCTCTCAAACAAGGCACGTTAAAGTCAATAGAGAGTAACGACATGTACCATCGTGTTTGTCTGAATACTTAGTATGTCTTGAAAATGGTGAAGATATTGATGTAACTCAAAGGTTATGAAGACGGAAATGAATCcatacaaaaacagatgttttgatTGACGCATAtactcatttgtttgtgtctcagctcCACCAAATGCAGGAAACCTCAGCgcaacaggacaaactgagaccagtatctctctgcagtggaatgcagtgaacaacaatgtcagcTTCGTTCTCCAGTTCAATGGTACTgagacaaacatcagtgcacctGTTGGAGGTGGACCAGTAACTCAAACAGTATCATCTCTCACTGCGGGGACTGAATATacattcactctgttctctgtgtttgagaatgtCAGAAGCAGTGGAGTAACCATTACTGCAGTTACTGGTAAGATGCTTTTCATTGtcactaaaataaattataaaccaTGATTAATGCTGTTGAGTGTATAAACTAAACAGCATCTTTCAACAACATACTAGAAGATTAAAGACATAGTGAAATATTAAAGTCAAATAAGTGAGTTGAATTGCTGAAGGTATTGTGGTGTGGGATGCAAAATGGTCCAAATACAGATCATGTAAAGGTCAAAAGTCAAGTATATGGTACAGAATtcatatgttttaataactacatgaaagctttttttttttcttagctcCACCAAATGCAGGAAACCTCAGGgcaacaggacaaactgagaccagtatctctctgcagtggaatccagtgaacaacaatgtcagcTTCATTCTCCAGTTTAATGGTactgacacaaacatcagtgcacctGATGGAGGTGGACCAGTAACTCAAACAGTGTCATCTCTGACTGCGGGGACTGAATATacattcactctgttctctgtgtttgagaatgtCAGAAGCAGTGGAGTAACCATTACTGCAGTTACTGGTAAGATGCTTCATTTCATTAGTGCCCAGTGAAAtaactttatttgtaatatatataaGTACACCAGGAATAAGTTTAAAATGCAGTTGCCCTGTTAGAACAATCAGAAAAGGCTTTTGACTGCAATTGAATCTTGCAAATAGAAAAACTATCTTAAAAAAGACAAGTTAAAGTCAATAGAGAGAGACGACATGTACCATCGTGTATGTCTGAATACTTAGTATGTCTTGAAAATGGTGAAGATATTGATGTAATTCAAAGGCTGTGAAGACGAAAATGAATCcatacaaaaacagatgttttgatTGACGCATAtactcatttgtttgtgtctcagctcCACCAAATGCAGGAAACCTCAGCgcaacaggacaaactgagaccagtatctctctgcagtggaatccagtgaacaacaatgtcagcTTCGTTCTCCTGTTCAATGGTACTgagacaaacatcagtgcacctGATGGAGGTGGACCAGTAACTCAAACAGTATCATCTCTCACTGCGGGGACTGAATATacattcactctgttctctgtgtttgagaatgtCAGAAGCAGTGGAGTAACCATTACTGCAGTTACTGGTAAGATGCTTCATTTCATTAGTGTCCAGTGAAATAACTGTCcttgtaatatatatttaagtacaccaggaataattaaaaaattcaGTTGCCCTGTTAGAACAATCAGAAATGACTTTTTACTGTAATTGAATCTTGCAAATAAACTCTCTCAAACAAGGCACGTTAAAGTCAATAAAGAGTGACGACATGTACCATCGTGTTTGTCTGAATACTTAGTATGTCTTGAAAATGGTGAAGATATTGATGTAACTCAAAGGCTATGAAGACGAAAATTAATCcatacaaaaacagatgttttcattgACGCATAtactcatttgtttgtgtctcagctcCACCAAATGCAGGAAACCTCAGagcaacaggacaaactgagacCAGTATCTCTCTGCAGTGGAATCCAGTTAACAACAATGTCAGCTTCGTTCTCCAGTTCAATGGTACTgagacaaacatcagtgcacctGATGGAGGTGGACCAGTAACTCAAACAGTGTCATCTCTCACTGCGGGGACTGAATATacattcactctgttctctgtgtttgagaatgtCAGAAGCAGTGGAGTAACCATTACTGCAGTTACTGGTAAGATGCTTTTCATTGtcactaaaataaattataaaccaTGATTAATGCTGTTGAGTGTATAAACGGTGGTCCTACAACAACATACTAGAAGATCTAAGACATAGTCAAATATTGAAGTCAAATAAGTGAGTTGAACTGATGAAGGTATTGTGGTGTGGGATGCAAAATGGTCCAAATACAGATCATGTAAAATTCAAAAGTCAAGTATATGGTACAGAATtcatatgttttaataactacatgaatgtttttcttttattgtagcTCCACCAAATGCAGGAAGCCTCAGGgcaacaggacaaactgagaccagtatctctctgcagtggaatccagtgaacaacaatgtcagcTTCATTCTCCAGTTTAATGGTACTgagacaaacatcagtgcacctTATGGAGGTGGACCAGTAACTCAAACAGTGTCATCTCTCACTGCGGGGACTGAATATacattcactctgttctctgtgtttgagaatgtCAGAAGCAGTGGAGTAACCATTACTGCAGTTACTGGTAAGATGCTTCATTTCATTAGTGCCCAGTGAAAtaactttatttgtaatatatatttaagtacaCCAGGAATAAGTTTAAAATTCAGTTGCACTGTTAGAACAATCAGAAATGACTTTTGACTGTAATTGaatcttgcaaaaaaaaaaaaatctatctccAACTAGGCAAGTTAAAGTCAATAAAGAGTGACGACATGTACCATCATGTATGTCTGAATACTTAGTATGTCTTGAAAATGGTGAAGATATTGATGTAACTCAAAGGCTATGAAGACGAAAATTAATCcatacaaaaacagatgttttgatTGACACATAtactcatttgtttgtgtctcagctcCACCAAATGCAGGAAACCTCAGagcaacaggacaaactgagaccagtatctctctgcagtggaatgcagtgaacaacaatgtcagcTTCGTTCTCCAGTTCAATGGTACTgagacaaacatcagtgcacctGATGGAGGTGGACCAGTAACTCAAACAGTGTCATCTCTCACTGCGGGGACTGAATATacattcactctgttctctgtgtttgagaatgtCAGAAGCAGTGGAGTAACCATTACTGCAGTTACTGGTAAGATGCTTTTCATTGACACTAAAATAAACCATGATTAATGCTGTTGAGTGTATAAACGGTGGTCCTACAACAACATACTAGAAGATCTAAGACATAGTCAAATATTGAAGTCATATAAGTGAGTTGAACTGATGAAGGTATTGTGGTGTGGGATGCAAAATGGTCCAAATACAGCTCATGTAAAGTTCAAAAGTCAAGTATATGGTACAGAATtcatatgttttaataactacatgaatgtttttcttttattgtagcTCCACCAAATGCAGGAAACCTCAGGgcaacaggacaaactgagaccagtatctctctgcagtggaatccagtgaacaacaatgtcagcTTCGTTCTCCTGTTCAATGGTACTgagacaaacatcagtgcacctGATGGAGGTGGACCAGTAACTCAAACAGTATCTTCTCTCACTGCGGGGACTGAATATacattcactctgttctctgtgtttgagaatgtCAGAAGCAGTGGAGTAACCATTACTGCAGTTACTGGTAAGATGCTTCATTTCATTAGTGCCCAGTGAAAtaactttatttgtaatatatatttaagtacaCCAGGAATAAGTTTAAAATTCAGTTGCACTGTTAGAACAATCAAAAATGACTTTTGACTGTAATTGaatcttgcaaaaaaaaaataaatctatctCCAACTAGGCAAGTTAAAGTCAATAAAGAGTGACGACATGTACCATCATGTATGTCTCAATACTTAGTATGTCTTGAAAATGGTGAAGATATTGATGTAACTCAAAGGCTATGAAGACGAAAATTAATCcatacaaaaacagatgttttgatTGACGCATAtactcatttgtttgtgtctcagctcCACCAAATGCAGGAAACCTCAGagcaacaggacaaactgagaccagtatctctctgcagtggaatgcagtgaacaacaatgtcagcTTCGTTCTCCAGTTCAATGGTactgacacaaacatcagtgcacctGATGGAGGTGGACCAGTAACTCAAACAGTATCTTCTCTCACTGCGGGGACTGAATATacattcactctgttctctgtgtttgagaatgtCAGAAGCAGTGGAGTAACCATTACTGCAGTTACTGGTAAGATGCTTTTCATTGtcactaaaataaattataaaccaTGATTAATGCTGTTGAGTGTATAAACGGTGGTCCTACAACAACATACTAGAAGATCTAAGACATAGTCAAATATTGAAGTCATATAAGTGAGTTGAACTGATGAAGGTATTGTGGTGTGGGATGCAAAATGGTCCAAATACAGCTCATGTAAAGTTCAAAAGTCAAGTATATGGTACAGAATtcatatgttttaataactacatgaatgtttttcttttattgtagcTCCACCAAATGCAGGAAGCCTCAGGgcaacaggacaaactgagaccagtatctctctgcagtggaatccagtgaacaacaatgtcagcTTCATTCTCCAGTTTAATGGTACTgagacaaacatcagtgcacctGATGGAGGTGGACCAGTAACTCAAACAGTATCTTCTCTTACTGCGGGGACTGAATATacattcactctgttctctgtgtttgagaatgtCAGAAGCAGTGGAGTAACCATTACTGCAGTTACTGGTAAGATGCTTCATTTCATTAGTGCCCAGTGAAAtaactttatttgtaatatatatttaagtacaCCAGGAATAAGCTTAAAATTCAGTTGCACTGTTAGAACAATCAGAAATGACTTTTGACTGTAATTGaatcttgcaaaaaaaaaaaaatctatctccAACTAGGCAAGTTAAAGTCAATAAAGAGTGACGACATGTACCATCATGTATGTCTGAATACTTAGTATGTCTTGAAAATGGTGAAGATATTGATGTAACTCAAAGGCTATGAAGACGAAAATTAATCcatacaaaaacagatgttttgatTGACACATAtactcatttgtttgtgtctcagctcCACCAAATGCAGGAAACCTCAGagcaacaggacaaactgagaccagtatctctctgcagtggaatgcagtgaacaacaatgtcagcTTCACACTACTGTTCAATGGTACTgagacaaacatcagtgcacctGTTGGAGGTGGACCAGTAACTCAAACAGTATCTTCTCTCACTGCGGGGACTGAATATacattcactctgttctctgtgtttgagaatgtCAGAAGCAGTGGAGTAACCATTACTGCAGTTACTGGTAAGATGCTTTTCATTGtcactaaaataaattataaaccaTGATTAATGCTGTTGAGTGTATAAACGGTGGTCCTACAACAACATACTAGAAGATCTAAGACATAGTCAAATATTGAAGTCATATAAGTGAGTTGAACTGATGAAGGTATTGTGGTGTGGGATGCAAAATGGTCCAAATACAGCTCATGTAAAGTTCAAAAGTCAAGTATATGGTACAGAATtcatatgttttaataactacatgaatgtttttcttttattgtagcTCCACCAAATGCAGGAAGCCTCAGGgcaacaggacaaactgagaccagtatctctctgcagtggaatccagtgaacaacaatgtcagcTTCGTTCTCCAGTTCAATGGTactgacacaaacatcagtgcacctGATGGAGGTGGACCAGTAACTCAAACAGTGTCATCTCTCACTGCGGGGACTGAATATACATTCAccctgttctctgtgtttgagaatgtCAGAAGCAGTGGAGTAACCATTACTGCAGTTACTGGTAAGATGCTTCATTTCATTAGTGCCCAGTGAAAtaactttatttgtaatatatatttaagtacaCCAGGAATAAGCTTAAAATTCAGTTGCACTGTTAGAACAATCAGAAATGACTTTTGACTGTAATTGaatcttgcaaaaaaaaaaaaatctatctccAACTAGGCAAGTTAAAGTCAATAAAGAGTGACGACATGTACCATCATGTATGTCTGAATACTTAGTATGTCTTGAAAATGGTGAAGATATTGATGTAACTCAAAGGCTATGAAGACGAAAATTAATCcatacaaaaacagatgttttgatTGACACATAtactcatttgtttgtgtctcagctcCACCAAATGCAGGAAACCTCAGagcaacaggacaaactgagaccagtatctctctgcagtggaatccagtgaacaacaatgtcagcTTCGTTCTCCAGTTCAATGGTactgacacaaacatcagtgcacctGATGGAGGTGGACCAGTAACTCAAACAGTGTCATCTCTCACTGCGGGGACTGAATATacattcactctgttctctgtgtttgagaatgtCAGAAGCAGTGGAGTAACCATTACTGCAGTTACTGGTAAGATGCTTCATTTCATTAGTGCCCAGTGAAAtaactttatttgtaatatatatttaagtacaCCAGGAATAAGCTTACAATTCAGTTGCACTGTTAGAACAATCAGAAATGACTTTTGACTGTAATTGaatcttgcaaaaaaaaaaaaaatctatctccAACTAGGCAAGTTAAAGTCAATAAAGAGTGACGACATGTACCATCATGTATGTCTCAATACTTAGTATGTCTTGAAAATGGTGAAGATATTGATGTAACTCAAAGGCTGTGAAGACGAAAATTAATCcatacaaaaacagatgttttgatTGACACATAtactcatttgtttgtgtctcagctcCACCAAATGCAGGAAACCTCAGCgcaacaggacaaactgagaccagtatctctctgcagtggaatccagtgaacaacaatgtcagcTTCGTTCTCCAGTTTAATGGTactgacacaaacatcagtgcacctGATGGAGGTGGACCAGTAACTCAAACAGTGTCATCTCTCACTGCGGGGACTGAATATacattcactctgttctctgtgtttgagaatgtCAGAAGCAGTGGAGTAACCATTACTGCAGTTACTGGTAAGATGCTTCATTTCATTAGTGCCCAGTGAAAtaactttatttgtaatatatatttaagtacaCCAGGAATAAGTTTAAAATTCAGTTGCACTGTTAGAACAATCAGAAATGACTTTTGACTGTAATTGaatcttgcaaaaaaaaaaaaatctatctccAACTAGGCAAGTTAAAGTCAATAAAGAGTGACGACATGTACCATCATGTATGTCTGAATACTTAGTATGTCTTGAAAATGGTGAAGATATTGATGTAACTCAAAGGCTATGAAGACGAAAATTAATCcatacaaaaacagatgttttgatTGACACATAtactcatttgtttgtgtctcagctcCACCAAATGCAGGAAACCTCAGagcaacaggacaaactgagaccagtatctctctgcagtggaatgcagtgaacaacaatgtcagcTTCGTTCTCCAGTTCAATGGTACTgagacaaacatcagtgcacctGATGGAGGTGGACCAGTAACTCAAACAGTGTCATCTCTCACTGCGGGGACTGAATATacattcactctgttctctgtgtttgagaatgtCAGAAGCAGTGGAGTAACCATTACTGCAGTTACTGGTAAGATGCTTTTCATTGACACTAAAATAAACCATGATTAATGCTGTTGAGTGTATAAACGGTGGTCCTACAACAACATACTAGAAGATCTAAGACATAGTCAAATATTGAAGTCATATAAGTGAGTTGAACTGATGAAGGTATTGTGGTGTGGGATGCAAAATGGTCCAAATACAGCTCATGTAAAGTTCAAAAGTCAAGTATATGGTACAGAATtcatatgttttaataactacatgaatgtttttcttttattgtagcTCCACCAAATGCAGGAAACCTCAGGgcaacaggacaaactgagaccagtatctctctgcagtggaatccagtgaacaacaatgtcagcTTCGTTCTCCTGTTCAATGGTACTgagacaaacatcagtgcacctGATGGAGGTGGACCAGTAACTCAAACAGTGTCATCTCTCACTGCGGGGACTGAATATacattcactctgttctctgtgtttgagaatgtCAGAAGCAGTGGAGTAACCATTACTGCAGTTACTGGTAAGATGCTTCATTTCATTAGTGCCCAGTGAAAtaactttatttgtaatatatatttaagtacaCCAGGAATAAGCTTACAATTCAGTTGCACTGTTAGAACAATCAGAAATGACTTTTGACTGTATTTGaatcttgcaaaaaaaaaaaaaatctatctccAACTAGGCAAGTTAAAGTCAATAAAGAGTGACGACATGTACCATCATGTATGTCTCAATACTTAGTATGTCTTGAAAATGGTGAAGATATTGATGTAACTCAAAGGCTGTGAAGACGAAAATTAATCCATACgaaaacagatgttttgatTGACGCATATACTCATCTGTTTGCGTCTCAGCTCCACCAAATGCAGGAAACCTCAGCgcaacaggacaaactgagaccagtatctctctgcagtggaatgcagtgaacaacaatgtcagcTTCGTTCTCCTGTTCAATGGTACTgagacaaacatcagtgcacctGTTGGAGGTGGACCAGTAACTCAAACAGTATCATCTCTCACTGTGGGGACTGAATATacattcactctgttctctgtgtttgagaatgtCAGAAGCAGTGGAGTAACCATTACTGCAGTTACTGGTAAGATGCTTTTCATTGTCactataataaattataaaccaTGATTAATGCTGTTGAGTGTATAAACGGTGGTCCTACAACAACATACTAGAAGATCTAAGACATAGTCAAATATTGAAGTCAAATAAGTGAGTTGAACTGATGAAGGTATTGTGGTGTGGGATGCAAAATGGTCCAAATACAGATCATGTAAAATTCAAAAGTCAAGTATATGGTACAGAATtcatatgttttaataactacatgaatgtttttcttttattgtagcTCCACCAAATGCAGGAAACCTCAGagcaacaggacaaactgagaccagtatctctctgcagtggaatccagtgaacaacaatgtcagcTTCATTCTCCAGTTTAATGGTAATGAGACTAACATCAGTGCACCTGATGGAGGTGGACCAGTAACTCAAACAGTATCTTCTCTTACTGCGGGGACTGAATATacattcactctgttctctgtgtttgagaatgtCAGAAGCAGTGGAGTAACCATTACTGCAGTTACTGGTAAGATGCTTCATTTCATTAGTGCCCAGTGAAAtaactttatttgtaatatatatttaagtacaCCAGGAATAAGCTTAAAATTCAGTTGCACTGTTAGAACAATCAGAAATGACTTTTCACTATAATTGaatcttgcaaaaaaaaaaaaatctatctccAACTAGGCAAGTTAAAGTCAATAAAGAGTGACGACATGTACCATCATGTATGTCTCAATACTTAGTATGTCTTGAAAATGGTGAAGATATTGATGTAACTCAAAGGCTGTGAAGACGAAAATTAATCCATACAAAAATAGATGTTTTGATTGACGCATAtactcatttgtttgtgtctcagctcCACCAA from Anabas testudineus chromosome 18, fAnaTes1.2, whole genome shotgun sequence harbors:
- the LOC113157498 gene encoding uncharacterized protein LOC113157498 isoform X3; amino-acid sequence: MDYRLIVFVLTEALFNVASAQTLQYNFVDTPLNWTDAQSFCRQFYTDLATIKNEADVSAVVSTTSNYTGQAWIGLYDDLVNSWMWSLNDSSFYGEGGTGFRNWVPGQPNNVGGQQYCVELIDSPLPGAWADVECSLELPFICYNGTISAIASFVKVTNISLNWTEAQRYCRENYVDLASIRNETENSIITNLADGVTVWIGLHRDLLWSDGSTSLFLYWANGQPASSGQCVTTSFNDSGRWFEDNCSLSFPLICYTEIPPNAGSFLSVAQAETSISLQWNPVNNNVSFVLQFNGTETNISAPDGGGPVTQTVSSLTAGTEYTFTLFSVLKNVRSSGVTITAVTAPPNAGNLSATGQTETSISLQWNAVNNNVSFVLQFNGTETNISAPDGGGPVTQTVSSLTAGTEYTFTLFSVFKNVRSSGVTITAVTGTLPNAGNLRATGQTETSISLQWNPVNNNVSFVLLFNGTETNISAPDGGGPVTQTVSSLTAGTEYTFTLFSVFENVRSSGVTITAVTAPPNAGNLRATGQTETSISLQWNAVNNNVSFVLQFNGTDTNISAPDGGGPVTQTVSSLTAGTEYTFTLFSVFENVRSSGVTITAVTAPPNAGNLRATGQTETSISLQWNPVNNNVSFVLLFNGTETNISAPDGGGPVTQTVSSLTAGTEYTFTLFSVFENVRSSGVTITAVTAPPNAGNLRATGQTETSISLQWNPVNNNVSFVLLFNGTETNISAPDGGGPVTQTVSSLTAGTEYTFTLFSVFENVRSSGVTITAVTAPPNAGNLSATGQTETSISLQWNAVNNNVSFVLQFNGTETNISAPVGGGPVTQTVSSLTAGTEYTFTLFSVFENVRSSGVTITAVTAPPNAGNLRATGQTETSISLQWNPVNNNVSFILQFNGTDTNISAPDGGGPVTQTVSSLTAGTEYTFTLFSVFENVRSSGVTITAVTAPPNAGNLSATGQTETSISLQWNPVNNNVSFVLLFNGTETNISAPDGGGPVTQTVSSLTAGTEYTFTLFSVFENVRSSGVTITAVTAPPNAGNLRATGQTETSISLQWNPVNNNVSFVLQFNGTETNISAPDGGGPVTQTVSSLTAGTEYTFTLFSVFENVRSSGVTITAVTAPPNAGSLRATGQTETSISLQWNPVNNNVSFILQFNGTETNISAPYGGGPVTQTVSSLTAGTEYTFTLFSVFENVRSSGVTITAVTAPPNAGNLRATGQTETSISLQWNAVNNNVSFVLQFNGTETNISAPDGGGPVTQTVSSLTAGTEYTFTLFSVFENVRSSGVTITAVTAPPNAGNLRATGQTETSISLQWNPVNNNVSFVLLFNGTETNISAPDGGGPVTQTVSSLTAGTEYTFTLFSVFENVRSSGVTITAVTAPPNAGNLRATGQTETSISLQWNAVNNNVSFVLQFNGTDTNISAPDGGGPVTQTVSSLTAGTEYTFTLFSVFENVRSSGVTITAVTAPPNAGNLRATGQTETSISLQWNAVNNNVSFTLLFNGTETNISAPVGGGPVTQTVSSLTAGTEYTFTLFSVFENVRSSGVTITAVTAPPNAGSLRATGQTETSISLQWNPVNNNVSFVLQFNGTDTNISAPDGGGPVTQTVSSLTAGTEYTFTLFSVFENVRSSGVTITAVTAPPNAGNLRATGQTETSISLQWNPVNNNVSFVLQFNGTDTNISAPDGGGPVTQTVSSLTAGTEYTFTLFSVFENVRSSGVTITAVTAPPNAGNLSATGQTETSISLQWNPVNNNVSFVLQFNGTDTNISAPDGGGPVTQTVSSLTAGTEYTFTLFSVFENVRSSGVTITAVTAPPNAGNLRATGQTETSISLQWNAVNNNVSFVLQFNGTETNISAPDGGGPVTQTVSSLTAGTEYTFTLFSVFENVRSSGVTITAVTAPPNAGNLRATGQTETSISLQWNPVNNNVSFVLLFNGTETNISAPDGGGPVTQTVSSLTAGTEYTFTLFSVFENVRSSGVTITAVTAPPNAGNLSATGQTETSISLQWNAVNNNVSFVLLFNGTETNISAPVGGGPVTQTVSSLTVGTEYTFTLFSVFENVRSSGVTITAVTAPPNAGNLRATGQTETSISLQWNPVNNNVSFILQFNGNETNISAPDGGGPVTQTVSSLTAGTEYTFTLFSVFENVRSSGVTITAVTAPPNAGNLSATGQTETSISLQWNPVNNNVSFVLQFNGTETNISAPDGGGPVTQTVSSLTAGTEYTFTLFSVFENVRSSGVTITAVTAPPNAGNLRATGQTETSISLQWNPVNNNVSFVLQFNGTETNISAPDGGGPVTQTVSSLTAGTEYTFTLFSVFENVRSSGVTITAVTAPPNAGNLRATGQTETSISLQWNAVNNNVSFVLQFNGTETNISAPVGGGPVTQTVSSLTAGTEYTFTLFSVFENVRSSGVTITAVTAPPNAGNLRATGQTETSISLQWNPVNNNVSFVLLFNGTETNISAPDGGGPVTQTVSSLTAGTEYTFTLFSVLKNVRSSGVTITAVTAHPLRYIVGLNIRIKSASELTPSDIDNIKTQLIRMSGLSPQLLSLNFQAV
- the LOC113157498 gene encoding uncharacterized protein LOC113157498 isoform X2, with amino-acid sequence MDYRLIVFVLTALFNVASAQTLQYNFVDTPLNWTDAQSFCRQFYTDLATIKNEADVSAVVSTTSNYTGQAWIGLYDDLVNSWMWSLNDSSFYGEGGTGFRNWVPGQPNNVGGQQYCVELIDSPLPGAWADVECSLELPFICYNGTISAIASFVKVTNISLNWTEAQRYCRENYVDLASIRNETENSIITNLADGVTVWIGLHRDLLWSDGSTSLFLYWANGQPASSGQCVTTSFNDSGRWFEDNCSLSFPLICYTEIPPNAGSFLSVAQAETSISLQWNPVNNNVSFVLQFNGTETNISAPDGGGPVTQTVSSLTAGTEYTFTLFSVLKNVRSSGVTITAVTAPPNAGNLSATGQTETSISLQWNAVNNNVSFVLQFNGTETNISAPDGGGPVTQTVSSLTAGTEYTFTLFSVFKNVRSSGVTITAVTGTLPNAGNLRATGQTETSISLQWNPVNNNVSFVLLFNGTETNISAPDGGGPVTQTVSSLTAGTEYTFTLFSVFENVRSSGVTITAVTAPPNAGNLRATGQTETSISLQWNAVNNNVSFVLQFNGTDTNISAPDGGGPVTQTVSSLTAGTEYTFTLFSVFENVRSSGVTITAVTAPPNAGNLRATGQTETSISLQWNPVNNNVSFVLLFNGTETNISAPDGGGPVTQTVSSLTAGTEYTFTLFSVFENVRSSGVTITAVTAPPNAGNLRATGQTETSISLQWNPVNNNVSFVLLFNGTETNISAPDGGGPVTQTVSSLTAGTEYTFTLFSVFENVRSSGVTITAVTAPPNAGNLSATGQTETSISLQWNAVNNNVSFVLQFNGTETNISAPVGGGPVTQTVSSLTAGTEYTFTLFSVFENVRSSGVTITAVTAPPNAGNLRATGQTETSISLQWNPVNNNVSFILQFNGTDTNISAPDGGGPVTQTVSSLTAGTEYTFTLFSVFENVRSSGVTITAVTAPPNAGNLSATGQTETSISLQWNPVNNNVSFVLLFNGTETNISAPDGGGPVTQTVSSLTAGTEYTFTLFSVFENVRSSGVTITAVTAPPNAGNLRATGQTETSISLQWNPVNNNVSFVLQFNGTETNISAPDGGGPVTQTVSSLTAGTEYTFTLFSVFENVRSSGVTITAVTAPPNAGSLRATGQTETSISLQWNPVNNNVSFILQFNGTETNISAPYGGGPVTQTVSSLTAGTEYTFTLFSVFENVRSSGVTITAVTAPPNAGNLRATGQTETSISLQWNAVNNNVSFVLQFNGTETNISAPDGGGPVTQTVSSLTAGTEYTFTLFSVFENVRSSGVTITAVTAPPNAGNLRATGQTETSISLQWNPVNNNVSFVLLFNGTETNISAPDGGGPVTQTVSSLTAGTEYTFTLFSVFENVRSSGVTITAVTAPPNAGNLRATGQTETSISLQWNAVNNNVSFVLQFNGTDTNISAPDGGGPVTQTVSSLTAGTEYTFTLFSVFENVRSSGVTITAVTAPPNAGSLRATGQTETSISLQWNPVNNNVSFILQFNGTETNISAPDGGGPVTQTVSSLTAGTEYTFTLFSVFENVRSSGVTITAVTAPPNAGNLRATGQTETSISLQWNAVNNNVSFTLLFNGTETNISAPVGGGPVTQTVSSLTAGTEYTFTLFSVFENVRSSGVTITAVTAPPNAGSLRATGQTETSISLQWNPVNNNVSFVLQFNGTDTNISAPDGGGPVTQTVSSLTAGTEYTFTLFSVFENVRSSGVTITAVTAPPNAGNLRATGQTETSISLQWNPVNNNVSFVLQFNGTDTNISAPDGGGPVTQTVSSLTAGTEYTFTLFSVFENVRSSGVTITAVTAPPNAGNLSATGQTETSISLQWNPVNNNVSFVLQFNGTDTNISAPDGGGPVTQTVSSLTAGTEYTFTLFSVFENVRSSGVTITAVTAPPNAGNLRATGQTETSISLQWNAVNNNVSFVLQFNGTETNISAPDGGGPVTQTVSSLTAGTEYTFTLFSVFENVRSSGVTITAVTAPPNAGNLRATGQTETSISLQWNPVNNNVSFVLLFNGTETNISAPDGGGPVTQTVSSLTAGTEYTFTLFSVFENVRSSGVTITAVTAPPNAGNLSATGQTETSISLQWNAVNNNVSFVLLFNGTETNISAPVGGGPVTQTVSSLTVGTEYTFTLFSVFENVRSSGVTITAVTAPPNAGNLRATGQTETSISLQWNPVNNNVSFILQFNGNETNISAPDGGGPVTQTVSSLTAGTEYTFTLFSVFENVRSSGVTITAVTAPPNAGNLSATGQTETSISLQWNPVNNNVSFVLQFNGTETNISAPDGGGPVTQTVSSLTAGTEYTFTLFSVFENVRSSGVTITAVTAPPNAGNLRATGQTETSISLQWNPVNNNVSFVLQFNGTETNISAPDGGGPVTQTVSSLTAGTEYTFTLFSVFENVRSSGVTITAVTAPPNAGNLRATGQTETSISLQWNAVNNNVSFVLQFNGTETNISAPVGGGPVTQTVSSLTAGTEYTFTLFSVFENVRSSGVTITAVTAPPNAGNLRATGQTETSISLQWNPVNNNVSFVLLFNGTETNISAPDGGGPVTQTVSSLTAGTEYTFTLFSVLKNVRSSGVTITAVTAHPLRYIVGLNIRIKSASELTPSDIDNIKTQLIRMSGLSPQLLSLNFQAV